From Calonectris borealis chromosome 7, bCalBor7.hap1.2, whole genome shotgun sequence, one genomic window encodes:
- the STOX1 gene encoding storkhead-box protein 1: MKHCSIKTIFFFFSSFWTSGDVTPILMNPLSQSHSIPLAEGICRTVSDMNADHVMVTQETLMEQLVKNYPGIAVPSHNILYNILGTLIKERKIYHTGEGYFIVTPNTYFITNDATEDNRSIPLEDSCCCSSPSITYLVNIEHCADLVKENIPTVSRDRSCHYFPDQNMLCEQRHQHHEPNRGGKKGCSELKPSIQTQGISTSAENHSWDTIKSLTSVKEKLKSKRFGLGLFWRSASKKEKRKKEYSTFSAQFPPKEWPVRDEDDLDNIPRDIEHEIIKRINPTLTVDNLIKHTILMQKFEEQKKYLSKGTSAEVSIVRQNRLSKDCIRKTQSKTAKHTRKTKSKKEKQISRSNRKSHIHELPSQNEKLEENPSLSVRNQQPSDIAVESHVIYKKQIKNPFQGLSWRHNFYAKGYKGTINSQLKSRTRKQERALQRPQSLDSSKTFDYETEQVATEMQADKAKQNKLLHANRSSLQPKKDSLSENFSYPHGSTLQMDNKNNYFLDSNISEENIYRRTVKNNLGDIKKSPHSYAEDNGACKENAKFSLHLTDEYCRCKADTVCELLDQTANEFQNVHLSNYTANVNLVKKNGVKYRQKTDKKSEFVFKYDCASHPGSTKLESEGFTGNCHLLYQKACDDDTCNSLHLDDNFEGNEPCHLPPGHAFSDTRDWRKAVQKLGTAMSLKNCKVNTYPAQYNTTVNKRDSGEHGYNESASFAESIDGSKEHPKTDFTEESCLCSQVLLIDHRKEDETGLIECAKASAVADFCHTNEADSDADTLQNFTYETGEVVACCALGSQTKEKRNPLGKKDLFFKNACTVISGQKHSEGTENHSITGDSGIDSPRWTEKKMKLPAKF, translated from the exons atgaaacactgttccattaaaacaatctttttttttttttcctccttctggaCTTCAGGTGATGTGACCCCCATTCTCATGAATCCTCTCTCGCAGTCACACTCCATTCCTCTGGCAGAAGGAATATGCCGAACTGTATCAGACATGAATGCAGATCATGTGATGGTCACGCAAGAAACTTTAATGGAGCAGTTAGTGAAAAATTATCCAG GCATTGCGGTTCCCTCCCACAATATCTTATATAATATCCTTGGCACTctaattaaagaaaggaaaatctatCATACGGGAGAAGGATACTTCATTGTGACTCCCAACACATACTTTATCACAAATGATGCCACAGAAGACAATAGAAGCATCCCATTGGAGGACAGTTGTTGCTGTTCATCGCCTTCCATCACTTACCTGGTAAACATTGAGCACTGTGCAGACCTAGTGAAAGAAAACATTCCTACAGTATCCCGTGACAGATCCTGCCATTATTTCCCTGACCAGAATATGCTCTGTGAACAAAGACATCAGCACCATGAACCTAATAGAGGAGGTAAGAAAGGCTGCAGTGAATTGAAGCCTTCAATTCAAACTCAAGGGATCTCCACATCTGCTGAAAACCATTCCTGGGACACCATCAAATCCCTGACATCtgtgaaagagaaactgaaaagcaaaaggtTTGGCCTTGGCCTTTTCTGGAGAAGtgcttctaaaaaagaaaaacgtAAGAAGGAGTACTCCACTTTTTCAGCCCAGTTTCCTCCCAAGGAATGGCCAGTCAGGGATGAAGATGACTTAGATAATATTCCACGTGATATTGAACATGAAATCATCAAGCGTATTAACCCTACTCTTACAGTTGATAATTTGATTAAACACACAATATTAATGCAGAAGTTTGAGGAGCAGAAAAAATATCTCAGTAAGGGTACCTCGGCTGAAGTGTCAATAGTCAGACAAAACCGTCTTTCAAAGGATTGTATTCGAAAGACACaaagtaaaacagcaaaacacaccAGGAAAACCAAAtcgaagaaagaaaagcagattagCAGAAGCAACAGGAAATCTCACATACATGAGCTACCGTCCCAAAATGAGAAACTGGAAGAGAACCCTTCACTGTCTGTCAGAAACCAACAGCCATCTGACATAGCAGTGGAATCCCATGtcatatataaaaaacaaattaagaaccCCTTTCAGGGTCTGTCATGGAGACACAACTTTTATGCGAAAGGGTACAAAGGTACTATTAACAGTCAGCTGAAGTCCAGGACTCGAAAGCAAGAAAGGGCTTTACAAAGGCCACAGTCCTTGGACTCCTCAAAAACCTTTGACTATGAAACTGAACAGGTGGCTACTGAAATGCAGGCTGACAAAGCTAAGCAAAACAAACTACTCCATGCTAATAGGTCTTCCCTCCAACCAAAGAAAGACAGTTTAAGTGAAAACTTTAGTTATCCGCACGGCAGTACTTTGCAAATGGATAATAAAAATAACTACTTTCTGGACagcaatatttctgaagaaaacatctaCAGAAGAACAGTAAAAAACAATCTTGGGGATATTAAAAAGTCTCCTCACTCCTACGCTGAAGATAATGGTGCgtgcaaagaaaatgcaaaattttcattGCATCTGACAGATGAGTATTGCAGGTGCAAAGCTGACACTGTATGTGAGTTACTAGATCAAACAGcaaatgaatttcaaaatgttCATCTTTCAAATTATACAGCCAATGTTAACCTGGTAAAAAAAAATGGTGTGAAATACAGACAAAAGACTGATAAAAAGAGtgaatttgtatttaaatatgacTGTGCCAGCCATCCCGGATCAACGAAGCTGGAAAGTGAAGGATTTACTGGTAACTGCCATCTTCTGTACCAAAAAGCATGTGACGATGACACCTGTAACTCGTTACATCTGGATGACAATTTTGAAGGCAATGAACCATGTCACCTGCCTCCTGGCCATGCTTTTTCAGATACAAGAGACTGGCGTAAAGCTGTGCAAAAGCTGGGGACAGCTATGTCCCTAAAAAACTGTAAGGTTAATACTTATCCCGCCCAATACAACACAACTGTAAATAAACGTGACTCTGGAGAGCATGGATATAATGAAAGTGCTAGCTTTGCAGAATCAATAGATGGCTCAAAAGAGCATCCAAAAAcagatttcacagaagaaagttGTTTGTGCAGTCAGGTTCTTCTGATAGATCACAGAAAGGAAGACGAAACTGGCCTTATTGAATGTGCGAAGGCTTCAGCTGTAGCAGATTTCTGCCACACTAATGAGGCTGACTCAGATGCTGACACTTTACAGAACTTCACCTATGAGACGGGCGAAGTAGTGGCATGCTGTGCTTTGGGCTCGCAgaccaaagaaaagagaaaccctctgggaaaaaaagatctgTTTTTTAAGAATGCATGTACTGTGATATCAGGACAGAAACACTCGGAAGGGACAGAAAACCACAGCATTACAGGAGACAGTGGAATTGACTCCCCAAG atGGACTGAAAAGAAGATGAAGCTTCCTGCCAAATTCTAA